A window from Heteronotia binoei isolate CCM8104 ecotype False Entrance Well chromosome 15, APGP_CSIRO_Hbin_v1, whole genome shotgun sequence encodes these proteins:
- the LOC132582942 gene encoding anti-apoptotic protein NR13-like yields the protein MLSDLTAETRRLVDGYLRRNLSGSVLSHSHTAKTLRRVADKLESREKTFFHSICSTAILPEPGRADVHLRRVAVQMASDGGLNWGRVVALFVFTGTLATALAERGAHEEIGGLTEALVIYLSVEKREWLEAHGGWEGFYRYFNKHGSDSISRCDTKSNTIIATAGFVLAGLAFLMAVR from the coding sequence ATGCTGAGCGATCTGACAGCCGAGACAAGGCGACTGGTGGATGGCTACTTGCGACGCAACCTGAGTGGTTCGGTGCTGTCTCACAGCCACACGGCCAAGACCCTGCGGAGAGTGGCTGACAAGCTGGAGAGCCGTGAGAAGACATTCTTTCACTCCATTTGCTCCACGGCAATCTTGCCGGAGCCTGGTAGGGCAGACGTCCATTTGAGACGTGTGGCGGTGCAGATGGCATCTGATGGCGGGCTTAACTGGGGTCGAGTAGTGGCGCTGTTTGTGTTCACCGGCACCTTGGCAACAGCTCTGGCTGAGCGGGGGGCCCACGAGGAGATCGGCGGCCTGACAGAGGCAttggtcatctatctgtctgtggagAAGCGCGAGTGGCTGGAGGCGCATGGTGGCTGGGAAGGGTTCTACCGCTACTTCAACAAACACGGTTCTGATTCAATCAGCCGGTGCGATACCAAAAGCAACACTATCATAGCGACCGCCGGATTTGTCCTAGCAGGATTAGCTTTCCTCATGGCCGTGAGATAA